A part of Pseudomonas sp. HR96 genomic DNA contains:
- the lptF gene encoding LPS export ABC transporter permease LptF — translation MIVSRYLSREVLFTMSAVSAVLLVIIMSGRFIKYLAQAASGALDPGALFMIMGYRMPSFLTLILPLGLFLGILLGYGRLYLESEMTVLSATGMSQQRLLGITLIPATMVALLVAWLSFSLAPQGAALFAQVLNQQDALTEFDTLVPGRFQSLRDGSRVTYTDTLSDDRVELGSVFISEKRLSQDQSKDRGITVLVAEKGHQETHPDGGRFLILKNGYRYDGNPGEADYRAIKYDTYGVLLPKPDVSDDVTDRDAIPTRELLKPGGDKAELQWRISLPLLVFVVTLIAVPLSRANPRQGRFLKLLPAILLYMAYLTILISARGALEKGRLPQSLGLWWVHAIFLVIGLGLMYWEPMRLKRASRRAARELRHA, via the coding sequence TTGATCGTCTCTCGTTATCTGTCCCGTGAAGTCCTGTTCACCATGAGCGCCGTCAGTGCGGTGCTGCTGGTGATCATCATGAGTGGCCGCTTCATCAAGTACCTGGCCCAGGCCGCTTCCGGCGCCCTGGACCCGGGCGCGCTGTTCATGATCATGGGCTATCGCATGCCCAGCTTCCTGACCCTGATCCTGCCGCTGGGCCTGTTCCTCGGCATCCTGCTCGGCTATGGCCGGTTGTACCTCGAAAGCGAGATGACCGTGCTGTCGGCGACCGGCATGAGCCAGCAGCGCCTGCTCGGCATTACCCTGATCCCGGCCACCATGGTCGCCCTGCTGGTGGCCTGGCTGTCGTTCAGCCTGGCGCCCCAGGGCGCGGCGCTGTTTGCCCAGGTGCTCAACCAGCAGGACGCCCTCACTGAATTCGACACCCTGGTGCCCGGGCGCTTCCAGTCGCTGCGCGACGGCAGCCGGGTGACCTACACCGACACCCTGTCCGACGACCGTGTGGAGCTGGGCAGCGTGTTCATCTCCGAGAAACGCCTGTCCCAGGACCAGTCCAAGGACCGCGGCATCACCGTGCTGGTGGCGGAGAAAGGCCATCAGGAGACCCATCCCGACGGCGGCCGCTTCCTGATCCTGAAAAACGGCTATCGCTACGACGGCAACCCCGGCGAAGCGGACTACCGGGCGATCAAGTACGACACCTACGGCGTGCTGCTGCCCAAACCGGACGTCAGCGACGACGTCACCGACCGCGACGCCATTCCCACCCGCGAGCTGCTCAAGCCGGGCGGCGACAAGGCCGAGCTGCAATGGCGCATCTCGCTGCCGTTGCTGGTCTTCGTGGTGACCCTGATCGCGGTGCCGCTGTCGCGCGCCAACCCGCGCCAAGGTCGCTTCCTCAAACTTCTGCCGGCGATCCTGCTGTACATGGCCTACCTGACCATCCTGATTTCCGCCCGCGGCGCCCTGGAGAAGGGTCGCCTGCCGCAGTCACTGGGTCTGTGGTGGGTGCATGCGATCTTCCTGGTCATCGGCCTGGGGTTGATGTACTGGGAGCCGATGCGCCTCAAGCGGGCGAGTCGCCGCGCGGCACGGGAGCTGCGCCATGCGTAA
- the gcvP gene encoding aminomethyl-transferring glycine dehydrogenase yields the protein MTDRTVLTTANEFMARHIGPRPADEQAMLKTLGYDSLEALSASVIPQSIKGTSVLDQGEGQSEADALAAIKAIAQQNQLFRNWIGQGYYNTHTPAPILRNLLENPAWYTAYTPYQPEISQGRLESLLNFQTLISDLTGLPIANASLLDEATAAAEAMTFCKRLSKNKSGHAFFASSHCHPQTLDVLRTRAEPLGIEIVVGDELALGDVSPFFGALLQYPASNGDVFEYQALVERLHGVNALVAVAADLLALTLLTPPGEFGADVAIGSAQRFGVPLGFGGPHAAYFSTRDAFKRDMPGRLVGLSIDRHGKPALRLAMQTREQHIRREKATSNICTAQVLLANIASMYAVYHGPAGLQQIARRTHTLAAILADGLKALGVTVEQTHFFDTLTLATGAATADLHAKARAAGINLREVDAGRLGLSLDETSTQADVEALWALFGSAPDFASLAGAVQSRLPAALLRQSAILTYPVFNRYHSETELMRYLRRLADKDLALDRTMIPLGSCTMKLNAASEMIPVTWAEFGNLHPFAPAEQSKGYQRLTDELEQMLCAATGYDAVSLQPNAGSQGEYAGLLAIRAYHQSRGDERRDICLIPSSAHGTNPATAHMAGMRVVVTACDARGNVDVEDLRAKAIEHRDQLAALMITYPSTHGVFEEAIREICAIVHDNGGQVYIDGANMNAMVGLCAPGKFGGDVSHLNLHKTFCIPHGGGGPGVGPIGVKSHLAPFLPGHASMARKEGAVCAAPFGSASILPITWMYIRMMGGAGLKRASQLAILNANYIARRLEEHYPVLYTGSNGLVAHECILDLRPLKDSSGISVDDVAKRLIDFGFHAPTMSFPVAGTLMIEPTESESREELDRFCDAMIKIREEIRAVEEGRLDANDNPLKNAPHTAAEMVGEWTHPYSREQAVYPLPSLVEAKYWPPVGRVDNVFGDRNLVCACPSIEAYQEA from the coding sequence ATGACCGATCGCACCGTATTGACCACCGCCAACGAATTCATGGCGCGCCACATCGGCCCGCGCCCGGCCGACGAACAGGCCATGCTCAAGACCCTGGGCTACGACAGCCTGGAGGCGCTGAGCGCCAGCGTCATCCCGCAGAGCATCAAGGGCACCAGCGTGCTGGACCAGGGCGAAGGCCAGAGCGAAGCCGATGCGCTGGCAGCCATCAAGGCCATCGCCCAGCAGAACCAGCTGTTCAGGAACTGGATCGGCCAGGGCTACTACAACACCCACACGCCGGCGCCGATTCTGCGCAACCTGCTGGAAAACCCGGCCTGGTACACCGCCTACACGCCCTACCAGCCAGAAATTTCCCAGGGCCGCCTGGAGTCCCTGCTCAACTTCCAGACCCTGATCAGCGACCTGACCGGCTTGCCGATCGCCAACGCCTCGCTGCTCGACGAAGCCACCGCCGCCGCCGAAGCGATGACATTCTGCAAGCGCCTGAGCAAGAACAAGAGCGGCCATGCCTTCTTCGCCTCCAGCCACTGCCATCCGCAGACGCTCGATGTGCTGCGCACCCGGGCCGAGCCGCTGGGCATCGAGATCGTGGTCGGCGACGAGCTGGCTCTGGGTGACGTCAGCCCGTTCTTCGGCGCTCTGCTGCAGTACCCCGCCAGCAATGGCGACGTGTTCGAATACCAGGCGCTGGTGGAGCGCTTGCATGGCGTCAACGCGCTGGTGGCCGTGGCCGCCGACCTGCTCGCTCTGACCCTGCTGACCCCGCCGGGCGAGTTCGGCGCCGACGTCGCCATCGGCAGCGCCCAGCGCTTCGGCGTGCCACTGGGCTTCGGCGGCCCGCACGCGGCCTACTTCTCCACCAGGGACGCGTTCAAGCGCGACATGCCCGGCCGCCTGGTCGGCCTGTCCATCGACCGCCATGGCAAGCCGGCCCTGCGCCTGGCCATGCAGACACGCGAGCAGCACATCCGCCGCGAGAAGGCCACCAGCAACATCTGCACCGCCCAGGTGTTGCTGGCCAACATCGCCAGCATGTACGCCGTCTATCACGGCCCGGCCGGCCTGCAGCAGATCGCCCGGCGCACCCATACCCTTGCGGCCATCCTCGCCGACGGCCTCAAGGCGCTGGGCGTGACCGTCGAGCAGACGCACTTCTTCGACACCCTGACCCTGGCCACTGGCGCGGCGACTGCCGATTTGCACGCCAAGGCCCGCGCCGCCGGCATCAACCTGCGCGAAGTGGACGCCGGGCGCCTGGGCCTGTCGCTGGATGAAACCAGCACCCAGGCCGACGTCGAGGCCCTGTGGGCACTGTTCGGCAGCGCCCCGGACTTCGCCAGCCTGGCTGGCGCCGTGCAATCGCGCCTGCCCGCCGCGCTGCTGCGCCAGTCGGCGATCCTTACGTACCCGGTGTTCAACCGCTATCACTCGGAAACCGAGCTGATGCGCTACCTGCGCCGTCTCGCCGACAAGGACCTGGCGCTGGACCGCACCATGATCCCGCTGGGCTCGTGCACCATGAAGCTCAACGCCGCCAGCGAGATGATCCCGGTGACCTGGGCCGAATTCGGCAACCTGCACCCCTTCGCCCCGGCCGAGCAGAGCAAGGGCTACCAACGACTGACCGACGAGCTGGAGCAGATGCTCTGCGCCGCCACCGGCTATGACGCCGTGTCACTGCAACCCAACGCCGGCTCCCAGGGCGAATACGCCGGCCTGCTGGCCATCCGTGCCTATCACCAGAGCCGTGGCGACGAACGCCGCGACATCTGCCTGATCCCGTCGTCGGCCCACGGCACCAACCCGGCGACTGCGCACATGGCTGGCATGCGCGTGGTGGTCACCGCCTGCGATGCCCGCGGCAACGTCGACGTCGAGGACCTGCGCGCCAAGGCCATCGAGCACCGCGACCAGCTCGCCGCGCTGATGATCACCTACCCCTCGACCCACGGCGTGTTCGAGGAAGCGATCCGCGAAATCTGCGCCATCGTCCACGACAACGGCGGCCAGGTGTACATCGACGGCGCCAACATGAACGCCATGGTCGGCCTCTGCGCGCCCGGCAAGTTCGGTGGCGACGTCTCGCACCTCAACCTGCACAAGACCTTCTGCATCCCCCACGGCGGCGGCGGCCCGGGCGTCGGCCCGATCGGCGTGAAGTCGCACCTGGCGCCGTTCCTGCCCGGCCACGCGAGCATGGCACGCAAGGAAGGCGCGGTGTGCGCGGCGCCGTTCGGCAGCGCCAGCATCCTGCCGATCACCTGGATGTACATTCGCATGATGGGCGGCGCCGGCCTCAAGCGCGCCTCGCAGCTGGCCATCCTCAATGCCAACTACATCGCCCGGCGCCTGGAGGAGCACTACCCGGTGCTGTACACCGGCAGCAATGGCCTGGTCGCCCACGAATGCATCCTCGACCTGCGCCCGCTCAAGGACAGCAGCGGCATCAGCGTCGACGACGTGGCCAAGCGCCTGATCGACTTCGGCTTCCATGCCCCGACCATGTCGTTCCCGGTGGCCGGCACCCTGATGATCGAGCCCACCGAGAGCGAATCGCGCGAAGAGCTCGACCGTTTCTGCGACGCGATGATCAAGATCCGCGAGGAAATCCGCGCGGTCGAAGAAGGCCGTCTGGATGCCAACGACAACCCGCTGAAGAACGCGCCGCACACGGCGGCGGAAATGGTCGGTGAGTGGACCCACCCGTACAGCCGCGAGCAGGCGGTGTACCCGTTGCCTTCCCTGGTCGAAGCCAAGTACTGGCCGCCGGTGGGCCGGGTCGACAACGTGTTTGGCGACCGTAACCTGGTGTGTGCCTGCCCGTCGATCGAGGCGTATCAAGAGGCTTGA
- a CDS encoding cold-shock protein, which yields MSTRQSGTVKWFNDEKGFGFITPESGPDLFVHFRAIQGNGFKSLKEGQKVTFVAVQGQKGMQADEVQAEA from the coding sequence ATGTCGACTCGTCAGAGCGGTACCGTCAAGTGGTTTAACGACGAAAAAGGTTTTGGTTTTATCACTCCAGAAAGCGGGCCGGATCTGTTCGTGCACTTCCGCGCTATTCAGGGTAATGGCTTCAAAAGCCTGAAAGAAGGCCAGAAGGTGACCTTCGTTGCTGTGCAGGGCCAGAAAGGCATGCAAGCGGACGAAGTACAAGCCGAAGCCTGA
- a CDS encoding DNA polymerase III subunit chi codes for MPQIDFYILPSPLPAARLDFACKLVEKAWRLGHSIHLHCSDAAQREALDQRLWAFKGESFVPHNIVQDEASAPITLGLDDSAGQHSDLLVNLDLKVPAFFERFSRIAEIVVEDPAIRQAARESFRFYRERGYPLQDHRLQRL; via the coding sequence ATGCCCCAGATCGACTTCTATATTCTCCCCAGCCCCCTCCCCGCCGCTCGCCTGGACTTCGCCTGCAAGCTGGTGGAAAAAGCCTGGCGTCTGGGCCACAGCATTCACCTGCACTGCAGCGACGCCGCCCAGCGCGAGGCGCTCGACCAGCGCCTGTGGGCGTTCAAGGGCGAGAGCTTCGTGCCGCACAATATCGTCCAGGACGAAGCCAGCGCGCCTATCACCCTGGGCCTGGACGACTCGGCAGGCCAACACAGCGACCTGCTGGTCAACCTGGACCTGAAGGTGCCGGCCTTTTTCGAACGCTTCAGCCGCATCGCCGAAATCGTCGTCGAAGACCCGGCGATTCGTCAGGCCGCCCGGGAGAGTTTTCGTTTCTACCGCGAACGCGGCTATCCTTTGCAGGATCACCGCCTACAGCGACTTTGA
- the gcvT gene encoding glycine cleavage system aminomethyltransferase GcvT yields MSEQTLLKTPLHALHLELGARMVPFAGYDMPVQYPLGVLKEHQHTRDQAGLFDVSHMGQILLRGGDAAAALETLVPVDILDLPAGLQRYAMFTNEQGGILDDLMVARLAEDTLLLVVNAACKEQDLAHLRQHLAGRCSIEPLFTERALLALQGPAAVTVLSRLAPQVANMTFMQFASVELLGVPCFVSRSGYTGEDGYEISVPAADAEALARRLLAEPEVAAIGLGARDSLRLEAGLCLYGHDMNEQLTPVEASLLWAISKVRRSDGARAGGFPGSAVIFAQQAGGVPRKRVGLLAQERTPVREGAELVDAAGEVVGSVCSGGFGPTLGAPLAMGYVDSAHAALETPLWALVRGKRVAMKVSRMPFVPQRYYRG; encoded by the coding sequence ATGTCTGAGCAAACCCTGCTGAAAACCCCCTTGCACGCCCTGCACCTGGAGCTGGGCGCGCGCATGGTGCCCTTCGCCGGCTACGACATGCCGGTGCAGTACCCGCTCGGTGTGCTCAAGGAGCACCAGCACACCCGCGACCAGGCCGGCCTGTTCGACGTCTCGCACATGGGGCAGATCCTGCTGCGCGGCGGCGACGCCGCTGCCGCCCTGGAAACCCTGGTGCCGGTGGACATCCTCGACCTGCCGGCAGGCCTGCAGCGCTACGCCATGTTCACCAACGAGCAGGGCGGCATTCTGGACGACCTGATGGTCGCCCGGCTGGCCGAAGACACCCTGCTGCTGGTGGTCAACGCGGCCTGCAAGGAACAGGACCTGGCCCATCTGCGCCAGCATCTGGCCGGCCGCTGCAGCATCGAGCCGCTGTTCACGGAGCGCGCCTTGCTGGCGCTGCAGGGTCCGGCCGCGGTGACGGTACTGTCACGACTGGCACCCCAGGTGGCGAACATGACCTTCATGCAGTTCGCCAGCGTCGAACTGCTCGGCGTCCCCTGCTTTGTCAGCCGCTCGGGTTACACCGGTGAAGACGGCTACGAAATCTCGGTGCCCGCCGCCGACGCCGAGGCGCTGGCCCGGCGCCTGCTGGCGGAACCGGAAGTTGCCGCCATCGGCCTCGGCGCACGGGACTCGCTGCGCCTGGAAGCCGGCCTGTGCCTCTATGGCCACGACATGAACGAACAGCTGACACCGGTCGAGGCCAGCCTGCTCTGGGCCATCTCCAAGGTGCGCCGCAGCGACGGCGCGCGGGCCGGCGGTTTTCCCGGCAGCGCAGTGATCTTCGCCCAGCAGGCCGGCGGCGTGCCGCGCAAGCGGGTCGGGCTGCTGGCGCAGGAACGCACACCGGTGCGTGAAGGCGCCGAGCTGGTCGATGCCGCCGGAGAGGTGGTCGGCAGCGTCTGCAGCGGCGGCTTCGGGCCGACCCTCGGCGCGCCTTTGGCCATGGGCTATGTCGACAGCGCCCATGCCGCACTGGAAACGCCGCTGTGGGCGCTGGTACGCGGCAAACGCGTGGCCATGAAGGTCAGCCGCATGCCGTTCGTCCCGCAGCGCTACTATCGCGGTTGA
- a CDS encoding DNA polymerase III subunit chi, with product MDNFKPLPKSAHLLDDLESIRQLLGDETLQPPLLTDSVPDEREQIPLLLDVEGETESLQQAPSAAQAPLPKPVAQPSPEQNRQDTLLHLDADLRSAAQQIMQDVIDDFAPHIETEIKRRLEARLERLLQQ from the coding sequence ATGGACAATTTCAAACCTCTGCCCAAGTCCGCGCACCTGCTGGACGACCTCGAGTCGATCCGCCAGCTGCTCGGCGACGAAACCCTGCAGCCGCCGCTGCTGACCGACTCGGTGCCCGACGAACGCGAGCAGATCCCCCTGCTGCTGGACGTCGAAGGCGAGACCGAAAGCCTGCAACAGGCGCCTTCGGCCGCCCAGGCGCCGCTGCCCAAACCTGTGGCGCAGCCCAGCCCCGAGCAGAACCGCCAGGACACCCTGCTACACCTGGACGCCGACCTGCGCAGCGCGGCGCAGCAGATCATGCAGGACGTCATCGACGACTTCGCCCCACACATCGAGACCGAGATCAAGCGGCGCCTGGAGGCGCGCCTCGAGCGTCTGTTGCAGCAATAG
- a CDS encoding LLM class flavin-dependent oxidoreductase translates to MNFGIFNLMGLRDNPRGTPGVIDDTVSMVRLAEDIGFDVAWFAEHHFTNYSISVSPLMMAAFMAGKTERIRLGAGVVVLPLYHPMRVAQEIALLDQQSNGRAVIGVGTGYQAYEFERYGADVAQKTAMFLEYWAVVEQALTQGRVAFEGKFIQVPDTCITVRPVQQPLPPLFCTSPSPQILRQLARWQAVPFVTAGWRGSSALPGLVEKVRESWLAAGLQGAQMPVALQQYIHVTDSRSEALEAAERARYVGRMVTALRSPDLLLEGSMVQAPAFDGEPPLETFRDNLIIGDAHYVAERMVAEIRQLDPIHYNGFFQFGDMPITRARRSLERFGSEVIPLLERELGPLAGIGRRD, encoded by the coding sequence ATGAATTTCGGAATCTTCAACCTGATGGGGCTGCGTGACAATCCACGCGGCACGCCCGGGGTGATCGACGACACGGTGAGCATGGTCAGATTGGCCGAAGACATCGGCTTCGACGTGGCCTGGTTCGCCGAGCACCATTTCACCAACTACTCGATCAGCGTCTCACCGCTGATGATGGCCGCGTTCATGGCGGGCAAGACCGAGCGCATCCGTCTGGGCGCCGGTGTGGTGGTGCTGCCGCTGTATCACCCCATGCGCGTCGCCCAGGAGATCGCCCTGCTCGATCAGCAGAGCAACGGCCGCGCGGTGATCGGGGTCGGCACCGGTTACCAGGCCTACGAGTTCGAACGCTACGGCGCCGATGTGGCGCAGAAGACGGCGATGTTTCTCGAGTACTGGGCGGTGGTCGAGCAGGCGTTGACCCAGGGACGGGTGGCGTTCGAAGGCAAGTTCATCCAGGTGCCGGACACCTGCATCACCGTGCGCCCGGTGCAGCAGCCGCTGCCGCCGTTGTTCTGCACTTCGCCGAGCCCGCAGATCCTGCGCCAGTTGGCGCGCTGGCAGGCCGTTCCGTTCGTCACGGCCGGCTGGCGTGGTTCCAGCGCATTGCCCGGTTTGGTCGAGAAGGTGCGAGAGAGTTGGTTGGCCGCCGGGTTGCAGGGTGCGCAGATGCCGGTCGCGCTACAGCAGTACATTCACGTGACCGACAGCCGCAGCGAAGCGCTGGAGGCGGCCGAACGGGCCCGCTATGTCGGGCGCATGGTCACGGCCCTGCGCTCGCCCGACCTGCTGCTGGAGGGATCGATGGTGCAGGCGCCAGCGTTCGACGGCGAACCGCCGCTGGAAACCTTCCGTGACAATCTGATCATTGGCGATGCGCATTACGTTGCCGAGCGCATGGTTGCGGAGATTCGCCAACTGGACCCGATCCACTACAACGGCTTTTTTCAGTTCGGCGATATGCCGATCACCCGCGCGCGGCGCTCGCTGGAGCGCTTTGGCAGCGAGGTGATCCCGCTGCTGGAGCGCGAGCTGGGGCCCCTGGCGGGTATCGGCCGCCGAGACTGA
- the lptG gene encoding LPS export ABC transporter permease LptG: MRKLDRYIGRSVLTAILGVLGVILGLASLFAFIDEMSDVSATYSALDAASFVLFTAPRRVYDMLPMAALIGCLIGLGTLASSSELTIMRAAGVSVGRIVWSVMKPMLVLMVCGLLVGEYVAPPLENQAQAQRSFLQGQGDAQTGRHGVWHREGDEYIHINAVQPKGLLLGVTRYRFDNQRHLQESGFAKTAHYKDGHWTLNDVTTTLFHENSTEIVTSAALPWNVTLTPQLLDTVVVPPEALSISGLWSYIHYLADQNLNNGKYWLAFWTKVLQPLVTAALVLMAISFIFGPLRSVTLGQRVFTGVLVGFVFRIVQDLLGPASLVFGFTPLLAVVVPAGICAVAGYWLLRRAG, translated from the coding sequence ATGCGTAAGCTCGACCGCTATATCGGCCGCAGTGTGCTGACCGCCATCCTCGGTGTGCTCGGGGTGATCCTCGGGCTGGCTTCGTTGTTTGCCTTCATCGACGAGATGAGCGATGTCAGCGCCACCTATAGCGCCCTGGATGCCGCCAGCTTCGTGTTGTTCACCGCGCCGCGGCGGGTCTACGACATGCTGCCGATGGCCGCGCTTATCGGCTGCCTGATTGGCCTCGGCACCCTGGCCAGCAGCAGCGAGCTGACCATCATGCGCGCCGCCGGCGTGTCGGTCGGACGCATCGTCTGGTCGGTGATGAAGCCCATGCTGGTGCTGATGGTCTGCGGCCTGCTGGTGGGCGAGTACGTGGCGCCGCCGCTGGAAAACCAGGCCCAGGCTCAGCGCTCGTTCCTGCAGGGCCAGGGCGACGCGCAAACCGGCCGCCATGGCGTGTGGCACCGCGAGGGTGACGAGTACATCCACATCAACGCCGTGCAGCCCAAGGGCCTGCTGCTGGGTGTGACCCGTTACCGCTTCGACAACCAGCGGCACCTGCAGGAGTCGGGCTTCGCCAAGACCGCCCACTACAAGGACGGCCACTGGACCCTCAACGACGTCACCACCACCCTGTTTCACGAGAACAGTACCGAGATCGTCACCAGCGCGGCCCTGCCCTGGAACGTGACCCTGACGCCGCAGCTGCTCGACACCGTGGTGGTGCCGCCGGAGGCGCTGTCGATCAGCGGCCTGTGGAGCTACATTCACTACCTGGCCGACCAGAACCTCAACAACGGCAAATACTGGCTGGCATTCTGGACCAAGGTCCTGCAGCCGCTGGTCACCGCTGCCTTGGTGTTGATGGCCATCTCGTTCATCTTCGGTCCGCTGCGCTCGGTGACCCTCGGCCAGCGGGTCTTCACCGGGGTGCTGGTGGGCTTCGTGTTCCGCATCGTTCAGGACCTGCTCGGCCCGGCCAGCCTGGTGTTCGGCTTTACGCCGCTGCTGGCGGTGGTGGTGCCGGCCGGGATCTGCGCCGTAGCAGGGTATTGGTTGTTGCGCCGGGCCGGTTGA
- a CDS encoding leucyl aminopeptidase, with protein MELVVKSVNADTLKTATLVIAVGEDQPLGTVASKIDSLSNGAISAVLKRGDLLGKAGQTLLLHNLPNLKAERVLLVGTGKDGELGDRPWRKLASAVFNVLKGLGGGDAVLALDALVVKNRDTYGKTRLLAETLLDGEYVFDRFKSKKAEPRALKKITLLTTKALQAEVERAVSHASAIASGMSFTRDLGNLPPNLCHPTFLGEAAKSLAKAHKNLKVEVHDEKKLKELGMGSFLAVAQGSEQPPRLIVANYQGGKKGEQPYVLVGKGITFDTGGISIKPAANMDEMKYDMCGAASVFGTLRAVLELELPINLVCILACAENMPSGRATRPGDIVETMSGQTVEILNTDAEGRLVLCDALTYAERFKPQAVIDIATLTGACVVALGGHTSGLMGNNDGLIEQLLSAGKQADDRCWQLPLFDEYQEQLDSPFADIANIGGPKGGTITAGCFLSRFAKAYHWAHLDIAGTAWLSGGKDKGATGRPVPLLTQYLLDRAGV; from the coding sequence ATGGAATTAGTTGTAAAAAGCGTCAATGCCGACACGTTGAAAACTGCCACGCTGGTCATCGCCGTGGGTGAAGACCAGCCGCTGGGCACCGTCGCCAGCAAGATCGACAGCCTCAGCAACGGCGCCATCAGTGCCGTGCTCAAGCGCGGCGACCTGCTCGGCAAGGCCGGCCAGACCCTGCTGCTGCACAACCTGCCCAACCTCAAGGCCGAGCGCGTGTTGCTGGTCGGCACCGGCAAGGACGGCGAACTGGGCGACCGCCCTTGGCGCAAGCTGGCCAGCGCCGTGTTCAACGTGCTCAAGGGCCTGGGCGGCGGCGACGCCGTGCTGGCCCTCGACGCGCTGGTGGTGAAGAACCGCGATACCTACGGCAAGACCCGCCTGCTGGCCGAAACCCTGCTGGACGGCGAATACGTGTTCGACCGCTTCAAGAGCAAGAAGGCCGAGCCGCGCGCCCTGAAGAAGATCACCCTGCTGACCACCAAGGCACTGCAGGCCGAAGTCGAGCGCGCCGTCAGCCACGCCTCGGCGATCGCCAGCGGCATGAGCTTCACCCGCGACCTGGGCAACCTGCCCCCCAACCTGTGCCACCCGACCTTCCTCGGCGAAGCGGCGAAGAGCCTGGCCAAGGCGCACAAGAACCTCAAGGTCGAAGTGCACGACGAGAAGAAGCTCAAGGAACTGGGCATGGGCTCGTTCCTCGCCGTGGCCCAGGGCAGCGAACAGCCTCCACGGCTGATCGTCGCCAACTACCAGGGCGGCAAGAAGGGCGAGCAGCCGTACGTGCTGGTCGGCAAGGGCATCACCTTCGACACCGGCGGCATCAGCATCAAGCCGGCGGCCAACATGGATGAAATGAAGTACGACATGTGCGGCGCCGCCAGCGTGTTCGGCACCCTGCGCGCCGTGCTCGAGCTGGAACTGCCGATCAACCTGGTGTGCATCCTCGCCTGCGCCGAGAACATGCCAAGCGGCCGCGCCACGCGCCCTGGCGACATCGTCGAGACCATGAGCGGGCAGACCGTCGAGATCCTCAACACCGACGCCGAGGGTCGCCTGGTGCTGTGCGACGCGCTGACCTACGCCGAGCGTTTCAAACCTCAGGCGGTGATCGACATTGCCACCCTGACCGGCGCCTGCGTGGTCGCTCTGGGCGGCCACACTTCAGGCCTGATGGGCAACAACGACGGCCTGATCGAGCAACTGCTCAGCGCCGGCAAGCAAGCCGACGACCGTTGCTGGCAGCTGCCGCTGTTCGACGAATACCAGGAGCAACTGGACAGCCCGTTCGCCGACATCGCCAACATCGGCGGGCCGAAAGGCGGCACCATCACCGCCGGCTGCTTCCTGTCGCGTTTCGCCAAGGCCTACCACTGGGCGCACCTGGACATCGCCGGTACCGCCTGGCTGAGCGGCGGCAAGGACAAGGGTGCCACTGGCCGCCCTGTGCCCCTGCTGACCCAGTACCTGCTGGACCGCGCCGGGGTCTGA